The sequence ttgcgTGATGCTGGGGTTTGACCACTTGAACTACCACCCACCCTATAAGAAGTTAGAGCAGATGTATGCACAGtatgtgacactggagactccttccttaaacgtCAATTAGACATCTCTTTAAAGAAAACTTCCATGTAGCGACTatattaatttctttctttttattaataaataaataaataaatttttaataatatatgctTCCACTGTACAGTGTCGACGTGAAGGCGCcattgctatggaaacgataaaaTATTTAGTAAAAAAATGCCTATTATCCTAATACCTAAATAgcttaaatgttaattaataataataaaaaacgtTAGATTTTTTCCCACAGTGTTTATAGCATTGAGCATGTTGAGCTGATCTGAGATCAGGGCTtcgtgtgtttgtttttatatttgcttTAATTAACAGGTCACTGAACTGATTTCAGATCGAAGCCTTGCAGAAGGAAATAGCGGAGTTAGCACAGCGGCTACGCTACGAGATCTCCGTCAGGGCCCAGGAGAAGGGCTGGTCTGAGAAAACCTGCAGGTAAAAATCACGACTGGTATAATTATAAATACTCGCTTGCTAGTTTCTCAGCTGGGTGAAAAGCAGAAGCCGCCACTTTTAATAGTATTAGCTTTTAAAATCAAAGAGTGAGTTAGCTATACTGTTTCTCAGGTGAGGTTAGCTAAGCTTTTAGCTTATTCTAGCTAGCAGTTAAACAGTCTGTCAGGTGTTAGTTAGATACTTTTGTCCATTAGAATGCTAGCTAGTTATCGCTTGTGCTGTCAAAATGTGTTAGCTAGCTCAGACCGGATAAATGTAACCAAAATCTTTGCTAATAATATCTTACAGTGTCTGTCAGGTTGTGTTAGCTAGCTCAATTTAATCCTTATATCTATTCCTAAGCAGTCTGTCAGGTTGTTTTGTGTGGACCGGATAAATTTAACCTGAAATCTTCGCTAATAATATCTTACAATGTCTGTTAGCTAGCTTAATGTAATCTTTAGAACAAATTCCCGGCTAGTAAATACTCTATCAGATTTGATCTGTATTAGCTAGCGCCATTTAATCATTCTAACAATCCCTAGCTAGTCTGTCAGGTTGTGTAGATAGATTGTAACTTTTAAAAAAGGTTCTTAGCTAGCATTACTTGTGCTGTATGTCAGCATTGGGTTAGCTAGCTGAATTGAATCTTTACCTCAAGTTCTAGCTAGTAATCAAACAGCTAATGCTAGCTAGAAATGCTGTGGACTGTTCATCaggttgtgttgtattgtttaATAGCTAAAttcagctaatgctaatgcaaGTCAGTCAGCTAAATAGCACGAGAGCTTATGCTAGCTCTAGTAATTACTTCAGGAAACTGAAGCATTTCTAGTCGTTTAATGCTTTTTGCTAGCTGAAGTTAGCCATGAGAATTCAGTTCATTCGTTTGACCCACAGGTACCATTTTAAGAAGAATCTGCGGAGGATCGTCTCCGAACTCTACGTGAGGGACAACTGCCACCCCTTTAAGGCCAGTTTGCTCGTCTGGGTGCAGTTGCCCATGTGGGTGAGCGTCTCTCTCGCCCTGCGTAACATCAGCGTGGGATTGGAACACGCCCCCTCAGGTAAATCACCTCTTCATTTATATACATTAAAGTGGGCAGGGCTAATCCGAGGTAAATCGGAGGCCCTCCGGGTTCGTATCTGTGAAAAAATTATATTCCTTGGATAGAGCActtacccataatgcaccagTGTAACACACAggcaccatcaccaccaccagacTGAGTCTTGGCTCACATCCAGAACATTCCACTGTGTTTCACTCGCGTTTCAAATCTCACAATGTCttagggtgtgtgggtgtgtgtgtgtgtgtgtacatatatatgtgtgtgtgcatgtatgcacATTTGTGTGCTCATAcatgcctgtgtgtatgtgtgtgttggttcatgtctatgcatgtgtgtgtgtgtgttcatgtacatgtatatgtgtgtgcatgtatgcacAGGTGTGTTTGCTAATAcgtgcctatgtgtgtgtgtttgtgtatttgtttgtgtgtgtgtgtgtacgctcatgcgtgcctgtgtatgtgtgtgttcgttcatgtccgtgtgtgtgtctgtgagagagtggGCGCGCTCATGcatgcctgtgtatgtgtgtgttcgttcatgtccgtgtgtgtgtctgtgagagagtggGCGCGCTCATGcatgcctgtgtatgtgtgtgttcgttcatgtccgtgtgtgtgtctgtgagagagtggGCGCGCTcatgcatgcctgtgtgtgtgtgtgtgtgttcatgtacacgtgtgtgtgtgtgtgtgtgtgtgtgtgtgtgtgcgggcgCACtcatgcatgtctgtgtgtgtgtgtgtgtgttcatgtacacatgtgtgtgtgtgtgtgtgtgtgcgggcgCACtcatgcatgtctgtgtgtgtgtgtgtgtgtgcgggcgCACTcatgcatgcctgtgtgtgtgttcatgtccatatacatgtctgtatgtgtgtgcatgtatgtgccTGTGTGCATGTAGGCACATGTGTGTACTCACgcttacctgtgtgtgtgtgtgtgtgtgtgtgcaggactgCAGCAGCAGCTGGCAGCAGGTGGCGCTCTCTGGTTTCCGGACCTGACGGTACCAGACTCCACCTGGATCATCCCCGTGTCTCTGGGCCTCATCAACCTGCTCATCACTGAGGTGACTCATTACTATATGATTCAGTCTGACTTTAACATTGTAATTATTATAACTGTCTCTAAATGTAATTAACAGGTCAGtagaaatgtaattaatgtGTTATTAACATTCTATTaacatcattttttaatttcattgcGTTGTTTTGGGGTGGTGTTTTGTTCTGTTACGGAGGAAATAATGCTTGTATCCTTGTCCTCACATGAGACAAGAggaaatcacaaacacacacacacacacacattatcaatAAACAATAGAGCTAAGAGAAGGGTGGGATTTCCTTATTCCTGTTGTTTTGGACATTGGCACTTTAGacgaaaataaaaacaattatgacatctaactgtgtgtgtgtgtgtgtgatggttttcGACAGGTTTATGCCCTGAGCAAGCTTGAACAGTCAAAGTTCCAGAAGTACGTGACCAACGTTATCAGAGGAATCTCTCTGGTCATGATTCCTTTAGCCGCCACCGTCCCTTCCGTGAGTgatcagtgcgtgtgtgtatgcgtgtgtgtgtgcgtttgtgtgtgtgtgtgtgtgagacagataataaaatatctgatgtattttttttttcgaaCCTTTGATCTTATCCACCTTCGTAGCGATAAAAGATAAATGAAATTTCCAAATTTTTACGCAAAATTAAAAAGTGCGTCATTATTCGTAATCGTTAGCTAAAAGAAAAGTCAAGCGAACAAcgacattaatttatttttcatttaattattattttaatcattattatttaaattattttaaaattaaatatatatatagtgaggggaaaaaatgatttgatcccctgctgattttgtacgtttgcccactgacaaagaaatgatcagtctgtaattttaatggtaggtttatctgaacagtgagagacagaataacaacaaaaaaatccagaaaaacacatttcaaaaaagttctacattgatttgcattttattgagtgaaataagtatttgacccctttgcaaaacccttgctggcaatcacagacgtcagacatttcttgtagttggccaccaggtttgcacacatctcacatctcaaggaatttgggcccactcctctttgcagatcctctccaagtcattaaggttttgtggctgacccttcagctccctccacagattttctatgggattaaggtctggagactggctaggccactacaggaccttaatgtgcttctttttgaaccactcctttgttgccttggccgtgtgttttgggtcattgtcaggctggaatatccatccacgacccattttcaatgccctggctgagggaaggaggttctcacccaagatttaacggtacatggccccgtccatcgtccctttgatgcggtgcagttgtcctgtcacctggggatggtgtacttggtgtcataggcagcattcctcctcctccaaacacagcgagttgagttgatgccaaagagctggattttggtctcatttgaccacaacattttcacccagttctcctctgaatcattcagatgttcactggcaaacttcagatggtcctgtacatgttctttctttagcagggggaccttgtggaagctactggatttcagtctttcacggcgtagtgtgttaccaattgttttcttggtgactatggtcccagctgccttgagatcattgacaaaatcctccagtgtaattctgggctgattcctcgccgttctcatgatcattgaaactccatgaggtgagatcttgcatggagccccagaccgaggaagattgacaggccttttttgtttcttccatttgggaataatcgcaccaactgttgtcaccttctcaccaagctgcttggcgatggtcttgtagctcattccagccttgtgtaggtctacaatcttgtccctgacatccatggacagctctttggtcttgtccatgatggagagtttggaatctgattgattgcttccttctgtggacaggtgtctttcatacagttaaggagctgagattaagagcactccccgagagtgctcctactgtaatctcagatccttacctgtataaaagacacctgggagccagaaatctttctgactgataggggatcaaattcttatttcactcattaaaatgcaaatcaatgtagtgTCAATGTAGCTTTTATGaagtgtgtttttctggatttttttgttgttattctgtctctcactgttcaaatacacctaccattaaaattacagactgatcatttctttcagtgggcaaacgtacaaaatcagcaggggatcaaatcattttttccctcactgtatatatatatatatatatatataagtcgCTATTTTTCCGTAGTTACgtgttttttattgcttttatacacGATCAGGTTtaggtggggtttttttttataataataataataataataataataataataatatttcatttcatttcattgtctgtaccacttatccgatctatactcgggtcacggggagcctcagGCATcgtcgggcatcaaggcaggatacaccctggacggagtgccaacccatcgcagggcacacatacacacacacacacactcattcactcacgcaatcacaaactacaggcaatttagagactccagtcagcttagaagcatgtctttggactgtcagaggaaaccagagcacccagaggaaacccaccaagcacggggagaacatgcaaactccacacacacagtgatacatcctgtctctctctctctctctctctctctgtctctgtctccctctctttgtgactctcactctgtctctctgtgtgtctctctctctctgtctctctctctttgtctctctctctctctctgtctctctctccctcccccacTTTCTGTTTCGTGTGTGCTGAAATCCGCCCAGAATCTCAGTCCCTGACACTGTTTTGTCTTCCTGCTCCGTTACATAACAGAGGTATGTGAGTACCAGCAGAGATGCTCTGTCTGATTCCCCCCCCAGCTGGAGAAAGGGCTCGTGCCTGGGGAAGACGTCTGATATGTCCGATGCGTCCGAAGCGTTTATCTTTATCCTCGGTTGAGTTATCATTCCACTTCAGTGTTATGGCTAAAGTTTGCAGTTGTGTAGCGGCTGAGATTGGCAACAAATGCAAGATTCAGACGTCACGCCTGGATCGTGTACTTTCATGAATTTCAGCCATCATAACAAAGTCACGTTTTGTGCCGGATCTCTAAACATCGTACTACGACTACGCTATCACTCACAAATACGCACAAAGTGCTTTCTTTCCTTTCGTCGTTTCACGATGATAATCTTGTGTTGGTTTTCTTGTGTCTGGAGATGATTGTAAACGTAAAACCTCAAATAAAAACCTGTCGATCGCGACTTAGACGTAAAGTTAGCGCCTCAGTGTATAGATTTCTCGTTGAAGTTTGTTAGCTGGCAGCATTTTAGAACGTTAGCTGACTACACAATAGAGTCGTTTGTCTCTAACTTGTGTCTAGCGCCTGCTATTTTAGTCGTTTGTGGGAGTGGCCAGGTAAAGCTAACTAGCGGTACTAGCTGCTCACACAACGATCTCCGAtttatctttactttttttttctttattattatatccTCCAAATAGATGTTGAACCCATGATTTCTTCTAGTAGCAATTACATTTGCGATTGAGGAATTTCCACCttcacagaaataaaattttTGCCTGTTGCTTGCTTGCTAGCATGAACGTATATTTAAATCTCCGTCTCTCTGTCCCTGCTCTAGTCGATGGCACTGTACTGGCTCAGCTCCAGCTGCATTGGTCTGGCTCACAACCTCCTCCTGCGTTCCCCACGATTCCGCTCTCTCTGCCGGATCCCGCCGTCTCGCTCGGACTCTCACACTCCCTACAGGGACATCGCTGCTGCCTTCGTCACCAAATACATGAAATAAACTCACCGTCTGGCTTGGTCCGATTCGGCAGTGATACCATCTGTCTTCTCTCTACTCCTGGACATCATGGAGGACAAGAGATAAACATTAAGACTGAAGGATTTCCGGGATACACGGTTTTAGTGTTGAGGTAGAAATATTTAGAAAGAAGTCCTGTAAACTTAGTGTGGGAGGAAAGTAAACTGAACCAAAggctcttcttcctctttcagcgtcttcctctttcttttgctCCGGTTTTGGTTTTGAATATTGTCTGTGGAACAgaattttaaaagtaaaaaatacacTGTAAATCTTCTGATGATGCTATTATTGATCAAAACAAATCctaaacaattaaaaatcatttttgaaTAATTCTCACTGGATTCAGGTTCTCCTAGGACGAGTTCAGAGGTCATGATTATTGATTATCTGCGATCACGATATTTCTGACACGACTTGAAGACAGCAATAAACATCACGATTGCGACTTAATTTTTTATGAATTGTGGGCGTGTCTAAAACATCACCGGAGCTTAATCACAACCTCCAGACCAGAAAACCtgaaaaatgttgttgttgttgttttactgttattattactaattattGTGTATTCACATTGACAAgaattttctgtttgttaaatTTTTTATGTGGCATGAAGTAAACTGTAAAAGCCAGCATCCAGACTGTGTACTCTGTAAAAGACTGACTGTTTGGAAATGGGCGTTCCCAGTGGGCGGGGTTATCTTCAGCTCTTTGGCTCTGTGCGTCTTTTCTCCGTCTGCAAGTCCAACATCAGCGCTGCGACGCTACGGACGCGCTCGTGCCCCCGGGTTCTCTGTTCCAGTCACGATGCTGTGGGTGTTCATTCTCCCGGCGCTGACCGCCGCCGCAGTCTCGCGCGTCCCGCGCTCCTGCGGCACCTGCGACCCGAGCTCGTGCGCCGCGCTGCCGGCCACGGGCTGCGCGTTCCGCGTGATGGACGCGTGCGGATGCTGCGAGCTGTGCGTCGCCGGCGCGGGAGAGCCGTGCGGAGCGCGCGGTTCCTCGGTGACGCGGTGCGCGCCCGGTTACGAGTGCGTGAAACCCCAGCAGGACAAAAAAACTTCGAAGAGGAAGTCCGAGccgggtgtgtgcatgtgcaaaaACGGCGACTACCAGGTGTGCGGCTCGGACGATGTGGAGTACCGGAGCGTGTGCGAGCTGAGAGCGGCCAGTGCGTCCGCGGAGCGTCAAAAAAAACAGGCCATTAAAGTACAAAACAAGGGCAAGTGCGCTAAAGGTGAGGACTTTACAAGTACCGAGGAGTGGACTGAGGGGGATACCTCAATAACTACCTCAATAACTACCTAATCCAACTGTTTTGCGGTGTTTCTTGCATTTCAttgcacttttttatttttcattttatttaataaataaaatattataattaaatcaTGCTAATTAGAatgaatttataaataattctattttattgtattcattTTAAGAGTGTTCTGTTAAactatacatttatataaccACTAAAACTAACATGAACATTTTTTAAGGATCctaattaactaaaaaaaaaaacctttaaaaatacTAGGTGAGAGCTATTGCAAAAAAACTGATGGAATTTATATGAAGAATGTAtgaagttcttttttttttaatttaacaatttACGAAGAAATTAtgttaagaggaaaaaaaacaatttaaaaaggCATAAAAAATGTCGGGTTTTTTTACATAATCACAATAATATTtagtaatcatttttttttgggggggggctttatttttttatttattttattaaaaaaacacatttaagttaaatgtttaaaaaaaatgttttaatgtttttaaagcacAACTATGAGCAGTTACTTCATCCAAAAGTTCCAAAGTTCACATTCTTTATTTAGTCCAGATTTAGAGTAGTTTTATCATCGAAGAGGAAAGTAAAACGTCCCTCAAGATGGTCAgaagaggggtttttttttggtttgttagttgtttttttttttaaatgtattcactATATGG comes from Hemibagrus wyckioides isolate EC202008001 linkage group LG02, SWU_Hwy_1.0, whole genome shotgun sequence and encodes:
- the LOC131366723 gene encoding cytochrome c oxidase assembly protein COX18, mitochondrial isoform X1, which encodes MWNNVGRLSTMTCLKIFPGSLRSHLRGVQLAVKAQVRCISQGVSRTDSSPRPARSLSSRSVLSVPALYLQPCSMRRVSGSGSGWYESVADSAPVHFTEQLLISSQQMTGLPWWAGIICTTVALRTVVTLPLAIYQAAIIAKIEALQKEIAELAQRLRYEISVRAQEKGWSEKTCRYHFKKNLRRIVSELYVRDNCHPFKASLLVWVQLPMWVSVSLALRNISVGLEHAPSGLQQQLAAGGALWFPDLTVPDSTWIIPVSLGLINLLITEVYALSKLEQSKFQKYVTNVIRGISLVMIPLAATVPSSMALYWLSSSCIGLAHNLLLRSPRFRSLCRIPPSRSDSHTPYRDIAAAFVTKYMK
- the igfbp7 gene encoding LOW QUALITY PROTEIN: insulin-like growth factor-binding protein 7 (The sequence of the model RefSeq protein was modified relative to this genomic sequence to represent the inferred CDS: deleted 1 base in 1 codon) codes for the protein MGVPSGRGYLQLFGSVRLFSVCKSNISAATLRTRSCPRFSVPVTMLWVFILPALTAAAVSRVPRSCGTCDPSSCAALPATGCAFRVMDACGCCELCVAGAGEPCGARGSSVTRCAPGYECVKPQQDKKTSKRKSEPGVCMCKNGDYQVCGSDDVEYRSVCELRAASASAERQKKQAIKVQNKGKCAKAPEIVTAPGEVWNVTGTQVFLSCEAIGVPTPVLSWRKITDDNQKSQLLPGDQQNLAIQVRGGPEKHEVTGWVLIFPLTMDVAGRYECHASNAKGEASAMGTIHVVDSIADIPTRKENLNIFSSATSSSDSCLFLSDTASKPYSMAGLTTALYTFNF
- the LOC131366723 gene encoding cytochrome c oxidase assembly protein COX18, mitochondrial isoform X2, which gives rise to MWNNVGRLSTMTCLKIFPGSLRSHLRGVQLAVKAQVRCISQGVSRTDSSPRPARSLSSRSVLSVPALYLQPCSMRRVSGSGSGWYESVADSAPVHFTEQLLISSQQMTGLPWWAGIICTTVALRTVVTLPLAIYQAAIIAKIEALQKEIAELAQRLRYEISVRAQEKGWSEKTCRYHFKKNLRRIVSELYVRDNCHPFKASLLVWVQLPMWVSVSLALRNISVGLEHAPSGLQQQLAAGGALWFPDLTVPDSTWIIPVSLGLINLLITESMALYWLSSSCIGLAHNLLLRSPRFRSLCRIPPSRSDSHTPYRDIAAAFVTKYMK